Part of the Gavia stellata isolate bGavSte3 chromosome 25, bGavSte3.hap2, whole genome shotgun sequence genome is shown below.
GGTCTTCCAGCTGGTGGAGGAAGCCTGGGGGATGCCCACGCTGGGGAGGGACGTGGCCAAAGTGCTGTGCGACGTGATCCGCCTGGAGGGGGGCCTGGACCTGCTGCTGAACCTGCTGTACACGGCCGAACTGGAGACCAAGTGCCAGGCAGGAAAACTGCTGGAGCAGATCCTGGTGGCAGAAAACAGGTGAGTCTGAAAAGAGCTCCCCCCACCAGGCACAGCCATCCCCACCTCAGGCTCACCGGCCGCCCCGAGCACAGCAGGGATTTCCTCCACCCAtcccacccacaccccccaaATTTCCCTGCTCTGGGTGCTCCTGGTGCATCAAACCCCCTCGGCTCCACGCTGCGTCCCCCCACGCCCAGCACTTGCACACGGGTGTCCCCGACTTGCTGATCACGCCCAGGCAGTGGCATGACCTGCCCCCAATCACCACcgcagctggagggaggaggtCCAGCCCCAGCTCAGGGATGCTGGTGAGGATCAGGGTGTCCTCATGAGCCACACTCAGCCCGGGGCCACCCAGACAAGAAACACTTCACGTTTGAGCTGGGTCGGTTTGGCTCGCCTATAGCATCTGACCCCAAGGATGAGAGACACGACTCCCCCTTAACCATAAccacagcaggaggaggaggatgaagccAGTTCCCAGAGATTTTCTGCTTCTGACCAGGGCTGGACTGAGGCCATAAGGAGGGGGCAGCCTGTCGGTGGCCCTcagagcccccccagcccgTGGCCGCTAGCTCAGAGGCTGGAGAGGGGTGTGCTGCACCCAGGACAGGTGAGAGGTGTTGGGCTGGCTCTGCCAAAGCGTTGGCACAGGTGGGGTGGGagcgtgtgcatgtgtgtgcgtgcacCTGTACGAGGGTGCATGTGCACACGTGGCACCCAACATGTCTAAATGCACAGCGGTGGTGATGCAGCACTCACGCACAACTCACCCTTTAAACACCATGAACACGCTCCTGCAAGGTCCCCTGACAGGCGAACTCTCTGCTCTGCCCCGTGTCTGGTTCGGTATGCCCTGGCAGAACCGCCTGCAGCATGCCAGTCCCGGGGAGGAGATGTATACCTGCCACAAGCTGGGTCAGGATCAGGCCTTTCCCTCCTGGGACCCCGCAGGCAAACATGCGGCTCTGCCAGCTCCGTTCTTCCGCGGTGCACCCAGGCCCAGCTGGCCCCAGCCAGGGCTTTGGGTGCATGTGGAGGAAACCTGGCCAAGGCTTATGGACCTGCTCCAGCTTCATGGGTGATGTGTCTTGCCGTAAGGTCGTGGACTCGCAGCCTGGGCCTCGCTGCATGCACTGGCAGGCAAAAAGAAGCAACAGCTAAATCAGGAAAGTCCATTAGAGTGGAATTAATCCCAGGAAACATCACTAGCATGGTCTTAATTCAGCACTTAGCTTCCTagcaagagaaagcagctgctggagTCGCTGtctctgctccaggagcagTTCATGGGCCAGGGTCTCGGAGCAGCCGTGGgcccccagccccttgctccccgcagcctgacCCACCATCAACCTCCAAGCGATGGCAGGGAGGTGCAGGGCCCCCCCCGTGGGTCCAAGCCTTTGGCTTGGAGACATCTCCCAGCATCCATGCACAGCCGCAGCGGTGCTGAGACGAGAGCTGGACTGGTCCTGGCTCCATCCGCGGCTGTGGGGAGTCAGGGACCTGGCAGGGCTGTGTTTGTCATCCAGCTCTGTGGCCGAGTCCGGGCTCAGAGCCAGTCCCAGgctgagggcttttttttccagagctctCCACAGCATTTGCTGCCAAACCCACCCCAAGGTCAGCGTGAGCCATGAGGGCCACAGACTTCCCAGAAATGCTCTTCCCGCCTGCCAGCGCGGAGAGGCTGGCGTGCCTTCACCCCCACCATCGCTGGGGGCCAAACGTGCCGCTGCCCTCATGGGCAGCACAGCATGGGGCATCCGCCCCAACGCTTGTGCCTTGTGAATGGAGCAGATCCATCGCGGCACCAAACGGGTCATTTCTAAGGCCAGAGATGGAGTTGCCCCCTCATTCTGGACAGGCTcatgggagggcaggggagagccCATCGTTTCCCCCTTCCTTGTTCTACGCCTTTAGGACACAGCCCCATTTGGGCGTCCTTCCAAGACCATCCTCGCAGCACAGGCTCAAGGCCAGCCgtggctgagcagcagctggtggCCCATGGCTGCCTACCCCCAGGCTCTTGCCGTCCTCTTCTAGGACAGCACAGGATTGTGGAAATACACAGTTTTCCTCCAAGGTGTCTTCACGCTGCCATCCCAGGACAGGCAGATCCCCATCTCTCACACACCCCCGTGGCCGGTTCTGCATGGTTGCTCAGCCAGGTGTGAAACCCCTGTCCTGGGCTTGGCACCGATCTGGAGAGCAGCCAAAGGACAGCACTGGTTAGGGACAAATGAGTTTTCACCCCTGAATACGAAGCAGCTCACACACACCCAGGAACGCTGACTAAGCAGATCTGTTTCTAGCCTGGCATTAGCCAACCCTGCACTTTTGATTGCTACGTATGTCTTACCTTGAGCACAAGAGCCTCTGATGTGGTGGTCCTGGGCTATGCACCCCATGTCCTGCCCCATCTCAAGCTCTTCCACCAGACCCAGACAGGTTCTTCCAACACCAGCCTGTCACATCTCGCTGCGCCACAGCCTGACAGCGTATCTGGCAGCCGCGTCTCACAGGGAAACATCTGGCTGTCATGGGGCAAACACCACTGAAGCACGGGGGGGTTCACATGCCAGTCACTGTTCTTACTCCCTGCACAACCGTCTGTCCCTCATCTGCCTGTGTCTCACCTTTCTGCAGGGATCGGATTGCTCGGATTGGTCTGGGAGTGATTCTGAACTTAGCCAAGGAGCGGGATGTTCCCCAGCTGGCACAGAGCATCTCCGGTATCCTGGAGCACATGTTCAAACACACCGAAGAGACCTGTTTCCAGCTCATCTCTGATGGAGGCCTGGATGCTATCCTCTACTGGTGCCGCTGGACGGACCCCATCGTGCTGCGGCACTGCGCCATGGCCTTGGCCAACTGTGCCATGTACGGAGGGCAGGCGAACCAGCGCCTGATGATCGAGAAGAGGACGGCAGAGTGGCTTTTCCCACTGGTGTTCTCAAGGGACGATGAACTAATCCGCCTGCACGCCTGCCTGGCCATCACGGTGCTGGCCACCAACAAAGAAATAGAGAAGGAGGTGGAGCGCTCGGGGACGCTGGCTCTGGTGGAGCCGTTCATCGCCTCGCTGGATCCGGAGCAGTTCGCCTGTGAGATGTTGGGCAGCAGCGACAACAGCCAGGGGAGGACGGCGGACGACCTGCAGCGGCTGGTACCCTTGCTGGACAGCTCGCGGCTGGAAGCACAGTGCATCGCTGCCTTCTACCTCTGCACAGAGGCTGCCATCAAAAccaggcagaagaaaacaaaggtaaaGGGTAGGTTGGCCTGAGATGGAAGGAGATGCAAAAGGGAAGGGGTGCCACAACTGCATCTTGGTGTATGAGCTCACTGAGTACCCTGGTCCTCAGCTGGCCCGGCACAGGTTgtagggaggaggagggaaagcaaaGTGATGTCTCCTCCCTTTGTGTCCCCAGATTTTCAGTGAGATTGGGGCTACGCAGAGCCTGAAGAGGGTAGTGTGCTACTCCACCAGCAGCACCACCTCCTCTCTGGCCAAAAAGGTGCTGCGCATGATAGGGGAGGAGGTTCCTCGGCGCATCCTGCCCACTGTTCCCAACTGGAAGCCCTGTGAGGTGCAGACGTGGCTGCAGCAGATTGGATTCAACAAATACTGCCAGAGCTTCCTGGTAGGGCTGCATGCCGGGGGAGGGACACCTGGATGGGCCCTTTTGCCACATCTTGCAGCAGAGGTGTAAGCATCTCACCCAGCAGCTTTTCCTGGGACCGTTCCAGCCTGGATTTCTCTTGGCAGGACCACCAGGTGGATGGGGACATTCTCCTGAGGCTGACAgaggaggagctgcaggaagaTTTGGGGATGGACTCCAGCATCACTCGGAAAAGGTAGGACCACCACCAGGGCATGCTGGCCTCTCTCACAGTCATCACCACAGTGGCAGAGCCAGGGAAAAGGTCTGTGCGTTTTCCTTCTTGCAAAGACAAGAACAGAGATCCTCAAAATGCAATATCTGGACTGCCAGGGCTTTTCCAGTGCAGTACGCAGTCCCAGAGGGATTCCTGCAATGGGACCAATGAACGGGAGAGGTGTGGGATGGGGAGACACCACCTGTGGCACAGGGGAGGTGGGATCCTGCAAGTTACCCAGAAAGATGGGACCTTACCCAAGCTTCTCCTCCCTCAGCTGAGCTCCTCATACCTCCGTGTCCTGAGGACCAACACTCCCGCGGTGACGCAtctgttcttctctttttctattccTTTAGCTCATTCTTCACCACCACCATTCTTCAGTAGCTGCACTCTCTCCTGTGTAGATAAAAGATGTGGTACCGAATGTCTCTAGGTCCTGCCTGGTCCAGCAGCCTCCCCTCCCGGCTCCACGCTTTCACTTGTTTCTCTGCCAGGTTTTTCCGGGAGCTGACAGAGCTGAAGACCTTTGCAAACTATTCCACCTGCGACCGCAGCAACCTGGCCGATTGGCTGGGCGGCATCGACCCCAAGTTTCGTCAATACACGTACAACCTGCTGACGTGCGGCATCAACCGCAACTTCTTGCACCGGGTGacggagcagcagctgcaggaggactGCCACATCAACACGGGCTTCCACCGCGTCCGCATCCTCACTGCTGCAAGGGGTGCGGGTCTCACTGCTGCTTGCTGCGCTAGAGCAGGCGGGTGGGGACGAGTATTGAGGGTTGTTTGGGATGACTTGTTGGATACTTTTAACTTTTGGTTGCCGTTTGCTCTGCCTAGAAATGCTTCACTCCCCTATAACGCTGCAAACTGCATCTGATGGGACTGATGTATTTATCAGCTACCGGAGGAGCACCGGGTCGCAGCTGGCCAGGTGAGTCCTGCAGGCACCAATATGGTGCTCAGTTCATGCCCAGAGCGAAGGCTGGTGATCAGTTGTGGGAAGAGCGTGGAGCCgggagagctgctgcagcggggaggagggagaggctgcCAAAAGCTGCAGTGCAAATGGGGACAGCACCACATAAGCTGCGCGGTGGACAGGCTAATTCCCACTCCTGTCACTGCCACCCTGTTCCTCTTTGACACTGACCCTTTTTCACTCTGTGCTCATAGGGATTACAGCAGAGAGTTAATGTCCTGCTCCCTGTGTTTTCTGCGTGGGCCCAGACACCTGTaagcaggctgggctgggatcTGGCATCTCAAGGACTGTGTCATTCTCTGTGGGAACCTGTTTGCTGCTCCTCTGTCTCACCATGTCTTGGCCGATGTGGTGGGAAACCGAGGTGCTGGCAGTAGCTCTCCTCATGGTGCTGTCTCCTCTTGCCACCAGCCTGCTGAAGGTCCACCTGCAGCTGCACGGCTTCAGCGTGTTCATCGATGTGGAGAAGCTGGAGGCGGGGAAGTTCGAGGACAAGCTGATCCAGAGCGTCATGAGTGCCCGCAATTTTGTGCTGGTCCTCTCGCCAAACGCACTGGATAAGTGCATGGGAGACCCCGAGTGCAAGGACTGGGTGCACAAGGTAGGAGATGCCATCACGTGGGAGCTTGGTGGATGTTGGAGCAGGAGGCGGCGGGTGATGGGCTGAGACGGGCCATAGCCTGAGCACTTGCATGTTCCTGCAGGAGATTGTGACAGCCCTGAACTCTGGAAAGAACATTGTACCTGTTACAGACCATTTTGAGTGGCCAGACCCAGAAACACTTCCCAAGGACATGAGGGCTGTCCTGAAATTTAATGGTATCAAGTAAGTAAAAGGATCCTGTGCCATGGGGTTCCTTGACACCTGGAGAGAACGGCTTGCATAAGCAGTAGCAAAGAGCACAAGGAAATTGGGAGAAACAGATGAGGGAGGCAGAACAGGCCAAAGGGGAGGTGAGTCACTGCAGGTACTCCAGAGCATGACAGGAGCAAAGGTCCCCACCATAACCCTTCTGCTGTTTTTGTGCTTGGGGCTCCTCCGGATAAGAGAGGTCCCCAGCCCATCGCCGCTGGGAGGATGCCCATCCTCGTGCCCTCAGCCCTCCAGGCAGGAGTGATGCTGGCAGGTTTCGCAGCTTGCCTGGGTTCCTCTCGCCTTCTGCTTCCCCTTTGTGCTGCAGTGCCCCGGGTTGGCATCCCAACCTGCTCGTAGCCCTCCAGCCTGGCAGGGCACAGGGGAAGGGGCTTTCCTGCAGCATCCAGTGTTCCTCCGTTTTCCATGGGGAAAGGGGGGAGCTCCTAGAgagctggggtggaggaaggggGGTCTCTGGCTCCTGGCCCAAATGAACTGAGCTATCTTGTGGTATCTCTCACAATGGAAAAACTAAATCAAATTTTCCCCTCGAACATAGGTGGTCCCATGAGTACCAGGAGGCCACAATCGACAAAATCATCCGCTTTCTCCAGGGCCGTTCCTCCCGGGACTCCTCGGCTGGGTCGGAGAATGGCCTGGACTGCTTGCCCTCCCTGGGGCAGACCTAGaaccagcacagctgcctcATCCCCTCCAAAGACTTCCCAGGTGACCCCTTTTTATGTGGGGCCAAATTTCTCCCTCTAGATTTTTCCCCATCTTAGTACCCTGGCTTGAGACAAGGCCTGTGGCTCATTAGCCCCCCTTCACCCTCCAAATGCAAGCCCCTGGCGCTAAAAGGCCAGTACTCACTTATATGGTGCCTGGTGAGCCAAGCTGGGGCAGACTCTGGGATGGACGAGTTGTCTTCCACATCCTCCCTTGGGGTGGCAGGACATGCAGGCTACGCCTCCTGCAATGCAGGGGATGCGAGGGAGACCGACGCTGTCCAGACCCCTGCAAATGGCTGCAGCTTCCCCCAGAAACATGTCCGAAGATGCGGGATCTTCTAAGGACCGATAGCTGGGGAATTGGTGAGGGATACATTGCAAGAGGACACACAGGAGAAAAGAGCAGTTAAAAGGGAACGGTCCATAAGCATCGCATGGCCTCTGCTGGGTGCCGTGGGAATATCGTTGCAGTCAGAagctgaaaacaggaaaggGCAAATAAAAGCTAAGCCCTAACAAAATCCCCGTGTTTGGGAAAGATAACACACAGAGACCTTCTaaactgctcagcagcagctttctcttTCCCAGTAATGTCCCTTTATCACATGAGCTTGCTCTCTCCTTGGAGGCCTTTCACCTCCTAATGCTGCAAAACCACTTTGTGCTCTTAACTCTGGCAATAGAAGTTTGGATTTAGATCACGTGAAGTTTCCGCAGGGTCTTTtcaaaaagtgcttttaaaacaacccccttccttccctccgtCTGATGTTTCAGCTTTATCACTTTATCAGGTCTATACTTACAGGGCATGGGTGGCTGGATTTTGACTCTGGAAAACATATATCCATGCAGATACAGAAGATGCTAATTGCTGTACTGTACTTGTGGAGTTATTATACACTggctgtattttattctgttgttGGTGCTCCGCAGCAGATCTCCCATGGTCTGTTCCTTCAAAGAGGAGCTGGCGTATCTCTTTGCTGACTACCACTCACCCCTGACAGCCCTGGCTAAGCTCCTCAGGCTCAGGGTTGCCCCTACTCTCTGCTGGATGCAATACCAagtagcatttgtttctttctacCGATCTCTTCTCAACACTCACCAGGTCTCTTTGCAGCTACTCACCATGAAGTATCAGGAAAGAGCGAAGTTGATGcaaagggcaggaggaggctgctCGGTGTGAGCACCGGCTGGGAGCAGGACTGGTAGCACCTGCTACTGACACTGCAGGTGAGGAAACACGGGCACCCTGACACATCTCCCCTGAATTCTGCACTCCCAGCCTTGTCCTGCTTCTCACACCTGCTTGGAGGGTGAGCAGGCTCTCAACAACATGACATTTTGCAACTAGGACCAGAAGTTGCAGCTCCTACCTAAGCTTGCCTTTTTTGATGTAAAGTGAATAATGCAAAAAGACGTCCTTGTTCAGAGGGTGCACAAGAGGAAGAGCAAGGCATGCCCAGGGAACAGCAGCCTGCCCTGAAGCTCTGGGGACCAGGCTAATGCACCaccctgcagaagcagcaagctcCTTTGCCTGTCCCTGCTCAAGATAACTGAGCCCTTTCAGGAGGCAATGAGGAGTCTCAGCCACCTTGTCATTCTCCTGGTTCTCCCCGAAGCCTCACTGCCCGCCTTAACTGGCAGGAACACAAACACATTTCCTTTTGGCTTAGATCCATGaacatttgagaaaaaaaaaagttaagttcTGGTGCTCAATCACAGCTTTATGGATAGTTCTTATCAGCTCACCGTTAATGGCATCTTTGCTCTCCAGTGAAAGGTTAATAGCTATATCTGCCCAGCATTCATCAGAAATAGAATCTATCTAATCTCCAGATTAAACACGAGACAACCAACAGATGAGCCCAAAGGTGAATCTGCCAAAGGATAAAAGCTACTTGTGAGCTGCTTCAGGGAAAAGCCTTGAGTAACTGATTGAATGTCAAGGCCTCCATGGCCACTGAAGGAGTCCCACAGAAACAGTCATAAGGATTTTTCTCCCTACAATAATACACTGTAAGACTATTGCGTCTTGTTTCCCAGGAGCTCTCTAGCAATTAACCTCCTCACCCACCATTCAATGTAGGGAAGATCTACTTGTCCTCTACAGCTTAGGTGTCTCACTTGCAATGAGATCCCATCTCGTGCTCCAGCTGCCCAGACTGTGACTCTTCCTGTTTCCCCATCATTCAGTTCTCTTCACCTTAATGAACTCACCCTGCTCTTGACAAAACATCCCATCCTTGGCCCCTTCCAGTCTGAGCAGACAGTCTCAAGGAAACAAATCCTTCTGTTCTCACCCTTCCTTATTCCTTTGCTATGTCATGTCAGAAAGTGTTTGAAGTTGTTCTATCAGACATTATTAATAAATTTGGTTTATACTCTAAATCCCCacctcttttctgtttgtgtcacatgcttctctccctgcagccttCTCACACTTGCTCTCGCTTGCCGTCATGCTTTCTCATCCTCTGAAGGGGCAGCAGAATTGACATTCTCCAGGTACCATTCTCTGTGGGGACCCACACTTCACGCTCATCTTTGCATGAATTGATGTAGCTCACTGCATCCCCAGGGACTTCTCTACCTGCTGCCCACAGTCACAATGCATGGATCATGTATTTGCTTCACGGTTGTAGTTCTTGGAGGACAGCCtagaaaaactttattttttttttatagagcATAATAGTTCCTATtgaatttcttctttgcaaGCACACTGACACGAACGGGAAAGCAGAGCCAGTACACAAGTTTCACTTCACTGCACAACACTGAGCAGCTGCTAGCATTGGCATCCATGGAGTCTGTTGGTAGAGGAGACTTACTTCACAATCAGTTCAGCTACAAACATCTAATGCAACACTCACAGCATGCCCTGTTCCTCAGGGAGGCTAATTCTGGGCTTAGCCCGTCAATCAGACACGTAACTCCTGCCTACGTCCACTGGCATAATTACACAAACCAAGCGGCATAACACCAAGTTCTTAAAGCCTCCCTACTTCTCCACCTCCTGCTTCTCTAAACCCCCATTGTCCTGCTTTTATCACAAACTCCTAATGAACAGGGAAGAAAGCTGTATATAAGCATTTCACATTTACTGAATATTGAAGGACAAGTTACAGACTAAGCACTCCCATGAGCTTTACTCTGGTGTTCAGGAAAAGCAAGCTTTGGCTGCTTGCAAGTCCCAAATCTGCATTTTCCTGACTC
Proteins encoded:
- the SARM1 gene encoding NAD(+) hydrolase SARM1, which produces MPMVLTLLVSLYKLCRFFAMSGAERLAVPECVSQAGSWAGGSSSREHREVSPGVNTDVRAALDRILPALQRAIAHAKQASGPAELRRAIAEVFQLVEEAWGMPTLGRDVAKVLCDVIRLEGGLDLLLNLLYTAELETKCQAGKLLEQILVAENRDRIARIGLGVILNLAKERDVPQLAQSISGILEHMFKHTEETCFQLISDGGLDAILYWCRWTDPIVLRHCAMALANCAMYGGQANQRLMIEKRTAEWLFPLVFSRDDELIRLHACLAITVLATNKEIEKEVERSGTLALVEPFIASLDPEQFACEMLGSSDNSQGRTADDLQRLVPLLDSSRLEAQCIAAFYLCTEAAIKTRQKKTKIFSEIGATQSLKRVVCYSTSSTTSSLAKKVLRMIGEEVPRRILPTVPNWKPCEVQTWLQQIGFNKYCQSFLDHQVDGDILLRLTEEELQEDLGMDSSITRKRFFRELTELKTFANYSTCDRSNLADWLGGIDPKFRQYTYNLLTCGINRNFLHRVTEQQLQEDCHINTGFHRVRILTAAREMLHSPITLQTASDGTDVFISYRRSTGSQLASLLKVHLQLHGFSVFIDVEKLEAGKFEDKLIQSVMSARNFVLVLSPNALDKCMGDPECKDWVHKEIVTALNSGKNIVPVTDHFEWPDPETLPKDMRAVLKFNGIKWSHEYQEATIDKIIRFLQGRSSRDSSAGSENGLDCLPSLGQT